tatatatatgtacaaaataatatgtttttattataatttaaattcatatttttaataacttaattgtacaaattactaattatgtgtgttgatacaattattaatttaattgtacaaagtttgcattttcaactaccagtataagatacttaaacaaaaggaattctaagctaaaatattACACATTattacgctacaaggctctaaattttactacgctataagagtctacgttttactacgctaaaaaggtctggattttactacgctaaaaataatctaaactaagcataaacaacaaataaatttaattgcaaataaaatacaaaacggaatgaaaaaacatatatataaatcaagatattaatagatatatatatatatatatatatatatatatatcaggatattaacagacaaatttattttactaatttatattttttaagaaaacactaatattaaattcggataaatttaacactctagtttcgaaaaaaaaacacaaaccgtaatagaacacatacaaatcaaataatatacattattataaatgtttcaacttaaaataaatcgaaatacctcgatttagaattttggcaaagcaaaaagattgaaattGACTCCGGaattgtgaatcaacaatagcacGAAACTCTACTCGAATGTGAGACCCTTTTTATCGAGTTTTATGTGTCGGGGGGacccaatttttatttttttttttaaaaaaatggcaGAAACGGGGTGGTGGGAGACCAAGAAGAGATGGAGTCTTTAAAAAATGGAGGATGAATCGAGATGGAAGACGGAGGGGTATAAAAtatctatgtatagcgccactatacctggcgctatacattaatgttatatgtatagcgccaggtattgtggcgatACCTGACGATATACCTGAATGTGTcagcttttacagtatagcgccaggtattgtggcgctataccttaacggttccgttactgttagtatatagagccaggtattatggcgctatatataaaaatgtcattTTTCTTTTACCACCTATTTGTATAGTTTGAGTCAAAAATActacattttggttccggactcgtAACATACGGGAGGAGTTGATAATGCTGTAACGGATAGGCGAGATATTAGAGGACAGTTACAGTAGTCAGGATAAACCCTACTTTTCCCACTTTTTATCCTATCTGAAATCATTAATGCTCATTGCTATGATACGTAAATTGTCAAAAGAATCATCATCGAGCAATTCAAGATCTACGAgaagttttctttctttctaataGATTTTGTTATCCTTTCTTACTATTGTCACTGAAatcatctattttttttttttacaggaAAAGATAATTTATTAAACATTACGGAGTACCAATAGTTACATCGGTAACAAAATTACAAGTCTCGAAGATATTCAAATTCCCCATTTCGACCAAACTAAAACACATATTAGTACTAATGTTTTTAAGCAAATACACATAACCATTCTTATCCATTGCTAAGTTATTTAAAACGAAAGGCAATGGATTATCAAAAAGTTGGTGTTTTCGTGCATGCTTGAGTCCTTCCTTAGCCATCCTGTGAGCTACCTTGTTTCCCTCCCGAAAATTATGGTTGATCTTCGCTTGCTTTAGCTGGTGCATTAACCACCTGCAATCAATAATAGTAGAGTTATAATGGACACAATTAGAATGTAATACTTTGATGACCTCCGTTGCGTCCGTTTCCACCACTAGTGGAGAATAACCATGGCTGAGAGCGATTGAAAGACCTTCCTTTAGTACTTCCAATTCAGTTTGGAGGGGAGAGCTTGAGGGATTGGAGTGTTGATAGCTCATTATCTAATCCCCTCTATGGTCTCTGAAAACACCACTCATGCCTCCCGTATTTGTATTTTCTTGAAAGGCTCCGTTTATGTttagtttgaattttttttgagaaggtttgTGCCATGCGACCATAGTAGTATAGGATTGGGCCGATAAAGGTTCCTTCGTAGTTAGAAAATTATACTCCAAAGCTAGAGAAATAGCATGTGAATGATTGAAGTTGAGGGCCATGTTATTGTGGTTGTTACTATTCCTGTTTACCCAAATGCTCCACATGACGAATGGGAAAAGCTTCTCCCATGTAAGGTAGGGGGAAGGGGTAGAGGATCTTAGGTTGTGAAAATGTGCTTAAGTGTTTCCTCTTCATTTTTACAGACTGGACATAGAGGATCAATGTTCAACCATATATGATGTAAATAAGAGCGCGTGGGTAGTCTATTATGAAGGCATTTCCATagtaaaaatttaatcttgtttGGGCACTTAGAGTCCCAAATCCAATTGAAATCTACCAAATTATTTTCATTTGATTGGATCGCTTTGTAGCAAGTTTTTGTCGTGAAAATTTTATTTCCTATTAATTCCCAATAACAGGTGTCATGGCTACTCTGGAGAGGATGAATGGAAAGGATGACATTCTTTATATGATGAGGAagttgaaagggattttagttaAGTCCCACTTATTATTTAACCAAATTTCTTTGATACTAAGCTTCTTGGGAACAGTGAGAGGCCCTCTATTTCACTTCTAAGAATAGAAATTTTGGGTATCCAATTTGTTTCACTTCTAAATCGGTTACTTGTGGCCTTACTTTACAAATTTAATTGATTTAGCCTATTATCTAAAATTTCAAGTTAAATAGTTAGTTCATTATATGCTTTTCAAGTTATTTTGTTCATTCAAGTTAGTTTACAAATTTCTACTTTTTTACAATTTGATTAGTTTTTTCATTAAACAATTTATTCGTTTTTAATCAATTGTTGAGCCTAGTCATTTCAAGATGAAGTAGTTATACATCATGATTTTCACttactttatatttttttcttaattttgtaTATTGTATCTtcttttaatatttatttttattatattaatatATAAATTTTAAGGATCGGTGGGGCTTACGTCCAACGCCTCAAGGTTTACACTTTGCCTCACGCCCCACTTTTTAAAATACTAATTTGCATAATTAATCCATGTGAATTATTGGTGGCACTCTTCTTCTATCATCTTTCTAACTTTTGTCCAAACTTTATGgaaatatccaataattaatgAACAATGAAAAGAAAAGTAAGGGGTTTTAGGCCTTCATGGCTTTTTACAATGttgaatttaagaaaatatttttttagatctCTTAGGTATAAAAGCAAATCTCCCAATAAAAAAGCGATAGGGTCATAAAACTAAATATAAGTTTGTAATGGGCCACAAAATCAATTCACCCGAAAAATAAGAAGATGCATCAACGTGGataattttaattaaaagatGGCAGCAACCAGTGATGCATTTAACATTTTTATTCATCGAATTTCTTTCAGCTAAATCCAAACACAGATAACATATTAGATATTGGGAAGAGAGATCTCTTGCTTCTTGTACTTCTTTCTGAAGACTGGTGAATTAATCAATATCtagaatatattttcttttatagGGCTTTAATTTACATGCAAAAAAAGAGAAGTACAACATTAGAGAAAAACCAAAAGCCGGTAGTTAATCTTGCGGAGTTTAAATTCAGATTTTGATTAGTGTTTGAAAATACTTTTGAAAGAAAAGTATTGTGTTTGAATAAATTATTGAGAAAGATGTTTTAAGAGAATACTTGTATCTCTTTTGTGACCTCTAGGGTTAGGCTCCtttttttggggaaatcattttGGTTTGTTCTTTTGGAaactttttttcaaaatcaaatggtgctaattttgaattttggaaaCGTAACCCAAAGTATAATTAAGGGAAAGCGAAAgtgctaaatttgaaatttacTACTTCCATTATACGTCATTGAATTCAAAGCTCCATCATAAGCACTTCTGCAAAAGTCACTTTAGTTTTAAATGTTAGATTATTTACTTTCACTTTTTCCTTATTGTATATTAcactcttttcttttaatttatttaaaaaatattaataactCTTTATGTGTTGAAAGTCAGCAGTATACTATACTTCCATTTTATGTTATGGTGGCGAATGGAGCTTTGGTTTTTGTGAGTTCAATTGTACTATGTTTTTAACATATAACAGAAATATATATGTAAAAGTTAGGAGATTTTAACAAATATTAAAAAATTTACCATATAATCTCAAAAGTACGATAAATTTAatactaagaatttgaaaaatTTAATCCATCAACTTAAATTTCTAAACCGCCCCTACTAAATGATAGACTATAATTCTATTCGTATCATTAATATAGTTATGTAAACATAGTTTATGTGTTATAAATGTCTGTTTTTTTTTAATACATCATACTTAGCAAAATAGTCATATAAAATGACACAGAGAACAATAAATATGTTAATTGTTCTGTTCAATAGGAAATTGAAAAGGAATAATAACGAAaatgagaaggaaaaaaaaaaaagaaggccCACAGCGGTCCCTAGTCCCAAACAAACTGTAATTAAAAAGTGGCACTTCGTCTGCTTATTAAACGCATGGAATTTATGCACCGATATTTCTGGGCCACGTGGCATTGGTGTCTCGTTTCTAgacctttttttaaaaataaagtgAGGGTAAATTTGTCATTACACCTAGTCCGCACCTCGTCCCACGAAAAAAGACGTTGCGCTGCACCACTGCAAAAATAGAACTACTACTCCCTCCGATTAATGATGTATGCTGTTCATACAAGTGACTACTGAACGCTGTGTGTGTGTGCgtctttgtgtgtgtgtgtgtgtgagagagagagagagagagaggatttgTTCTATATGTGTGCATTTCTGAGAATTTCTGTCTGTTTTCTAGGAGAATTTGAAAATGGAGGTAAAGCTCCACCAAATTTCTTACTGTTCTCTCTGATAAATTGttgcgttttttttttttttggctacaTTCTGTTTTTCAACTCTCATCTTTCAACTTATTGACTGCATTTGACGCGTAAAATTTAATCATCATGAACTGAAAACGAAACTTCAGGTACACTTATATTCAAGTTCACAATTGATTTCGAATTTACAGTTGAACCCATTGAGTTTTCGTTCCTTAGTAGTATCTGTCTGTactctttttggtatttttttgctgtgcaattttttttttcttgctaTGTCATGTTTTCCCTTTCGTTTAATTTTTCAATTTAACTAGCTGTATTTAACGTTTAAAGCTTCATCATGATCATCATCGATGAACGATGCTTCGGTGTTCTCTAAGCTTCAATGTTCACCCTTGATTTCAAATTTacagttgaaaaatattttttctcaagctgatttttgttgtttttcttagACTATTAACTGAAACTCGAACAAGCCGGATCATTTTGTTAACTGTTGAACTTTGTGAAACTTCTCCGTGGTTCAACTTTTGAAATGAAGCTTGACAAATCGGGCGGATTAAACAACTAAATTAGAATTGAGGCGTaattgttttttattttaaacTGTTATTAAAAAATGAAGTTGATGGTTTCCTCACTTTTGAATCTTAGATTTTGTGTATGTGTAAAGAGGATTTAGTAATTCTGGTAATTAACATACATCTCTGTTTGCTTcggtttttttcctttttggttgaaATATTCAGCACTAGAATTGAAGCACGGGGGATTCTGACCGTCCAATTGCAACCCTTATCCATCACTACATTCACTACCTTCAGTGATAACGACACAGAAGGTGGATGGACTCTCTTTCAGTATTACTTCTCTATTCACTGTTTGATATACATGCTTTTGTATTGTTGCCGTGTCAGGGTCCACTCGTGTTTAAAATTTTCCCAGCTTCACAGTCACTAACTTGGTCTTGAAGCAGATTTGGGTCCCTACATTGGTCCCCATTAAGCAAAGTTTCCATGTCTTTTTTATGCTTAATTTGAAGAACTTAACACCAAAGTTTATACAAAGTGTTTAATTACACTAACTTAAGATGTGGATCCAATATGTATGTAATGAGTGCATTTGCGTCCATTAGatccatttattattattattattattattattattattattattattattattattattattccccactcgtgggattatactgggtttgttattgtattattattattattattattattttattatatagaaaatgtaaagaatatttttgaattATGTACACTCCATGTGATAAGAGGTGCACCCACTACCTTTAAGTCCTATACTCGTAACTCGTCTTTGCAAGCATTAGTTAACCTTTGTAATTGTGTGGTATAAGTTGTTTAGTACTTTCTATATCAGGTCTTCTGGGGACAATAACTCTAGTTTGATTGATCATTGTTGTTTTTCTTCACAAGCATAACTAATATTGCAGCATGCTAACTGTCTTTACTCTTCTGTTAGCAGCAATATGAGAGAGTTGTGCTTGCTTTGATGTTTCCTTTGGTGATCCTGAATCACGATGTTGTTGTTATTAGTATGACATGGGTTTTTAGAAAGAGAGGATTGGATAAAAGTAGACATGGGGCCTATTGGTGGTGAAGAACAGATGAAGTGGGAGAAAATGCAAGGGACGGCACTGAGTGGTGAAGAGAAGATTCTGGTTTTGGTGAGGTTGAGGCCTCTGAGTGAAAAGGAAATTGCAAGGAATGAAGCTTCTGATTGGGAATGCATCAATGAAACCACCATTTTCTATAGGAACAGTTTCCAGGAGAGGTCTGGACTTCCAACTGCTTATACTTTCGGTAAGAAAACTCCCCATTTCAAGCCTTTACATTTGGACTTACTGTTACTCTTAGTTCACAATGGAGAATGTGATCATTGAGAACTATGTAAGGGTTAGATCTCAAGTACCATATGAAAATGATTTGCCATTGTAACAGATGTTATTTTTCCTCTATCTTATTGTTGTTTTCCCCGTGAAAATAGACAAAGTGTTTAGGGGAGACTGCACAACAAGGGAAGTGTACGAAGGAGGAACAAAGGATATTGCCCTTTCAGTTGTCAGGGGAATCAACTGTGAGTGTACTTTTTATATgtctttatattcttattttcATCTCCTTATAAAGTGAAAGACATCTTATCCATTACAACAATCTAAACATATTATTTCAGCAACTATCTTTGCGTATGGACAAACAAGCAGCGGAAAGACATACACCATGAATGGAATTACGGAGTATACAGTGGCAGATATATACGACTACATGAAAAGGGTAAATCTTTTTGAACCGATGTATAGGATAAATTAAATGCCATCTATGAACAGAGTTCATCTGTTGCATCTCATTACTAAATGGCATTATATTTGCTTTGCATTGGGTATGTTCAGCTGTAAATACTAAACTGTATTTCTTCTTTATTTGCTTGTTCCTTGAGCTTTTGCAAAGGTAATATTTCCTTTTTCTGTCCAGCATGAAGAAAGATCTTTTGTTTTAAAGTTTTCTGCTATGGAGATTTACAACGAAGTTGTTAGAGACCTCCTCAGTTCAGATAGTACTCCGCTAAGAATGCTCGATGATCCTGAGGTGGGTTTCTATTTCTATGTTTTGCAGCATGTAAAGACACAATAATTTCTAGTTCTGCACACAAGAACTGTCATCGAAAACTCAAAATAATTTCTAATAATTTTGAGTTCTGCAGAAAGGGACCATCATTGAGAAACTCACAGAAGAAACTTTACGGGGCTGGGATCATCTCAAAGAGCTCTTATCCATCTGTGAAGGCAGGTGTATTACCCCATCTCTTTTAGATTCTATCAATGTCTAGCAGGTGGCACCAAAATTAGTTTCTCCATGTATCACAAGTTTTGTGGCCCTTTGCAGCTCAAAGACAAACCGGGGAGACCTATCTTAACTTAGCTAGTTCCAGGTCTCATCAAATTCTAAGATTGGTATGCCCCTGTTCTCTCTCTGTCTTGAACAATTTCCTGTGAATTGTGTGATACATCATCCAGGAGGAAAGACTTATGAACTGGACTCTTCTGGTTTTGCTTTCTTCAGACAATTGAAAGTTCAGCTCGTGAGTTTATAGGGAAGGAGAACAAAACAACTCTTGCTGCGAGTGTGGTACCTGTCAATTAGATTCctttatgaattttttttttggggcATCAACACATGACCTCCTGATGGAAGGTTTATGATCTTTGAATGAAGAACTTTGTTGATCTGGCTGGAAGTGAACGTGCATCTCAGGCGCTGTCTGTTGGGCAAAGACTGAAAGAAGGCTGTCATATTAATCGCAGTTTACTGACCCTAGGAACTGTCATTCGCAAGCTCAGGTTGATTGCTTCTCTCTTAAATCACCTTCCTGATAGGGTGCAATATCATTAGTTGATGAAACTATATAAGAATGGTTAAGTATGTACTAGATTTCTGTGGTCAGTATTCCACAATTCATGTTGGGGATGTCACCTTTGCATATCCCACAGACTAGTGAGGTTAAACTGTACGCTACTAATATCTTAGTATTACGTTATTTTATGTAAATTTTCATAATATCAACATTGATCTAAACCATGGATGAGTCGTTCCTTCTTTCACTCTCTATTAGCTGTTTATACATGCAATAACAGTGTATTTGGTTCATAGTCTGTTTTCCTACTTCCTTGGTCTGAAGCACATCTTTGTGTATCTATGTTGATTAACTGCAGCATGGCAAGACATGGGCATGTGAACTACAGGGACTCTAAGCTAACACGTATCCTTCAACCTGCATTAGGAGGCAACGCGAGAACTGCCATTATTTGCACCCTGAGCCCAGCACAGAGTCATGTTGAGCAATCTCGAAATACACTTTTATTTGCCAGCTGCGCCAAAGAAGTGACCACTAATGCACAGGTCAATGTAGTCATGTCCGACAAGGCCTTGGTGAAGCATCTACAGAAAGAGTTAGCTAGATTAGAAAGCGAAATAAAAACTCCTATAACTACTTGTGATCATGTGGCATTGCTGAGGAAGAAAGATCAGCAGATTGAAAAGGTGATCCTTTCTTCCTAAAGACTCTTGTTCGTGTGCTTGCAATTTAGCAAAAGCCAACAGGAGTTGTACGATGTCTGGAAACTCAGACATGTTTTGTTTTCTGCATATCCCGATGCTTCTGATAAAAGGCTTCTCTGCATATCCCATGCTTTTGACAAAGTATGAAATCACTTTTCCAGTTAATAAAGTACTTCACTTGTCTCATCTTATATGATAGTATCTGATTTGACATGGAAGACAGATGTTAGTTTGATTTCTCTGTTCTACCAatgatagtaaaataaaatattaaaataacgGTTGAAAAGTTAGTCTGATAGAAAAACATAACATCAATATTTAAAATTTGTGCAGTTCAATGAATAACTCAATTCTTTTATAAAGTAAAGTTTTATTGGCAAAATACATAAAGACCCCATTAAACTTGTCCAAAAAACAGGTTTGAACACTTAAACTAAACGGGTGTTCTTTTACCACCTAAAGGCATTTGAAGTGAATTATTTTCCTACCTGAAACACTAATACCAGTCTCACAATATGAGGTGTTTTACACGCGCACCACGTCAAAACCATGTCAATGCTGGACTTTCAAGTGCTATAGGCTTTAAAGGAGTTACAAGAACTGGAGGCTTAGATGGTGGCTTTGGAGTTTTGGGACTATCCCAATTTTTACATGGTGGTGGCGAAGGTAGAGGCAGTACACTAGCCGGAATACTAATCGAAAGAGGCGGTGGCGGCAGTGGTGGTGGGGCAATGGAAACTGGCTCAATCTGCTGTATCTGATTGGTGATTCTCGCTGGAGATTCAAGATTCTGATCCCAAACATTGAAACTTCGGGGCGAAGAGTCAATGCTTCTGCTTGAATATCTCTCTGGTGATGATGAACTAGGAGGAGATGGTGAATCAGATTCATTCCCCATGACTAATATCGGCACAAAATTTGCTTGCGGCAGAAGCGGCGGCGGAGGAGAATACTGAGGTGGTGGAGAAGTATGAATAGCGACCAGTTCCGGTGACTTAGGCATTAAACTTTTCGGACTCAAACTCACCGGCGGCGAAATGCTCAGTGATACAGAAGCGGCGGCGGAGGAGAATACTGAGGTGGTGGAGAAGTATGAATAGCGACCAGTTCCGGTGACTTAGGCATTAAACTTTTCGGACTCAAACTCACCGGCGGCGAAATGCTCAGTGATACAGACAACCGGTGAACCCAAACCGGAACTGGAAGATGAGtacgaagaagaagatgagctgGACCTGGACTCACCACCAAAATTCTCCACCTCAACGGCGGCAAATGCCCTACGTGACGCCGATCCAGTACCGACTGAAGAGatctgaagaaaagaaaagaaagggccCCACCTTTTACGcgcttaattatttttttatttttatttttttgccaCATCAGCTATTAGGGTGGAAAATAATTCATTTCAAATACGTTTAGGAGGATAAAAGAACACCCTTTTAGTTTAAGTGTTCAAACCTGTTTTTTGGACAAGTTTAATGGGGTCTTTATGTATTTTGCCAATTTTATTTTACATTTACTCAGATGAAAGCATCCTTATTTCAGGTTTTAGTAGTATATGCAAATGTTTTCGTAAATTAACATTTCTACTGACAATATTTCCTGTCCAATCTGGAAAAGTTGGTTTCTTTGGCAGTTACTTATGAAAGTAAATCATTATACTATCTATCAAGTGGAGCTCAGTTCGATATGACATTATTTTGCTTATAGAATATTCACTTGTTTATGTGGTTCTATATGCAGTTAGAGAATGAAATGAGGGAATTAACTAAGCAGCGTAATCATGCTCAATCCCGGGTTGAGGATTTGCTGCGGATGTTTGGAAATGATAAAATTTCCAGCCAAAGGGTTTGTATAATGTCTTGCGATTGAGTTAGATATTCGAGCTGTCCTTCATTTGTTGCTTATATCTCTCAAACTTTTCAGGGTGCGTCAAGTCTACTTCCTAAATCACTAGAAGGGAACATGTTTGGAGATGAATGCTCAGTATCTGACTCAATAGCTAAAGCTGAGTCATATAACAGGGACAGTGAAAGTGATGCCATATCCTATGCTATACCTGCTCAATGTAGTGGCAACTTTGGTTTGCCTGATCGATATCAAAGGAGCAAAATTTTTGCTTTTGTGACAGGAGAAGATTCTGATGATTTTTGCAAGGAAGTTCAATGTATTGAGGTGGATGAGCCTGGTGGAAATAGAACCTTTGAATCCTTTAGCTTATCAAACAATGAGAATGGAGAAAGAATATCTCCTCCTTCCAGCAATGGGCAGAAAATGCATGACATACAGAAGACTACAGATTCTCTTGCCAGATTTCACCCTCTTGATTCATCTCCATGTGCCCTTTCAACAAGTATATCAGGCTATATAAACATGAAATTAACAAGAAGCAGGAGCTTTAGAGAAAATCTTATGATTGGCTCGTTTTCACCTGAATCTGGGATAGTAGAACAAAGAGAGACTACCCCAACCGACGAGCAAGAGAGAGATTTTCCAGGTAGACCTGAAGGCCTCCAAAGGAAGCACTGGAAATATCCTCCATTAATTTACGGGAAAACCAGACCTAATTTGTCAAGAAACAATTCACAGTCCTCCAACTGTAGCACTTTCATAGATGAGCTCAAAAGAGGCAGCAATGCCTCTGGAGATGAGGATATCCCGAGTGTTGACACTTCTGTGGCAGGCCTGAAGGAGATGGCTAAGCTTGAGTATGATAATCAACTGCACAATCAGGTCTGGACTATATTCATTCCTACTTAAGCTTGTTTAGGGTACCTTGTTTGTTTTCTTCCTGTAAGTTTTGTTTGCATGGCTTTACAGTTAGATATGCAGAACTTACCTTGTGCGTGCCATTTTGCTGTAGTCAATTTAGTGGCAGATAATACTTGCATAGCCACTTTCTAATCTTCGATGTTTGTGGTTATTGCCGGCAGTGGCAGAAAATAGTTATTCAGATCAGTGCATGCAGAGATCATAAATTAGACTCTCTTGTTAGTTTGCTTTTACTCTGTTTGTGGCAACTTTATTTCAGCAATTGGTTGAATTTTTGGATTGATGCGTCTGCCAAGCTTTTTCCTTATTAACTGATGTCAGAATGTTCTCGCTCTCTTTAAATATCTTTACTAGAGAAATTCAATGTCAATAAACAACATCATAGACCGGAGCAATCACTTGGAAAAGCTGGTCTTTATCCTAAACTTTGTCCTCATTAGATGCATCCTGATATCTGTGCTAGGCTCAAGATTCTGGGAAGTCGAAAAGGAATATTAAAAATGTCGGATTGGATCCTATGCCAGACTCATTGGAAGTTCCTTCAGATTGGCCTCTTGAATTTGGGAAGCTGCAAAAAAGGATTATTGAACTTTGGCAGACTTGCCATAT
This sequence is a window from Nicotiana sylvestris chromosome 3, ASM39365v2, whole genome shotgun sequence. Protein-coding genes within it:
- the LOC104226716 gene encoding kinesin-like protein KIN-7E isoform X1; amino-acid sequence: MGPIGGEEQMKWEKMQGTALSGEEKILVLVRLRPLSEKEIARNEASDWECINETTIFYRNSFQERSGLPTAYTFDKVFRGDCTTREVYEGGTKDIALSVVRGINSTIFAYGQTSSGKTYTMNGITEYTVADIYDYMKRHEERSFVLKFSAMEIYNEVVRDLLSSDSTPLRMLDDPEKGTIIEKLTEETLRGWDHLKELLSICEAQRQTGETYLNLASSRSHQILRLTIESSAREFIGKENKTTLAASVNFVDLAGSERASQALSVGQRLKEGCHINRSLLTLGTVIRKLSMARHGHVNYRDSKLTRILQPALGGNARTAIICTLSPAQSHVEQSRNTLLFASCAKEVTTNAQVNVVMSDKALVKHLQKELARLESEIKTPITTCDHVALLRKKDQQIEKLENEMRELTKQRNHAQSRVEDLLRMFGNDKISSQRGASSLLPKSLEGNMFGDECSVSDSIAKAESYNRDSESDAISYAIPAQCSGNFGLPDRYQRSKIFAFVTGEDSDDFCKEVQCIEVDEPGGNRTFESFSLSNNENGERISPPSSNGQKMHDIQKTTDSLARFHPLDSSPCALSTSISGYINMKLTRSRSFRENLMIGSFSPESGIVEQRETTPTDEQERDFPGRPEGLQRKHWKYPPLIYGKTRPNLSRNNSQSSNCSTFIDELKRGSNASGDEDIPSVDTSVAGLKEMAKLEYDNQLHNQAQDSGKSKRNIKNVGLDPMPDSLEVPSDWPLEFGKLQKRIIELWQTCHISLIHRTYFFLLFKGDPLDSIYMEVEVRRLSFLKETFLKGNSAFQGGQTVGLASSLKALRRERATLSRLIYKRFPGDERNEIFHKWGIKLSSKRRRHQLIHRLWSDTDMNHVMESAAIVAKLIKFSEPALALKEMFGLSIIPPPCMLTMSLGWKNSMASLL
- the LOC104226716 gene encoding kinesin-like protein KIN-7F isoform X2, whose protein sequence is MILRKGPSLRNSQKKLYGAGIISKSSYPSVKAAQRQTGETYLNLASSRSHQILRLTIESSAREFIGKENKTTLAASVNFVDLAGSERASQALSVGQRLKEGCHINRSLLTLGTVIRKLSMARHGHVNYRDSKLTRILQPALGGNARTAIICTLSPAQSHVEQSRNTLLFASCAKEVTTNAQVNVVMSDKALVKHLQKELARLESEIKTPITTCDHVALLRKKDQQIEKLENEMRELTKQRNHAQSRVEDLLRMFGNDKISSQRGASSLLPKSLEGNMFGDECSVSDSIAKAESYNRDSESDAISYAIPAQCSGNFGLPDRYQRSKIFAFVTGEDSDDFCKEVQCIEVDEPGGNRTFESFSLSNNENGERISPPSSNGQKMHDIQKTTDSLARFHPLDSSPCALSTSISGYINMKLTRSRSFRENLMIGSFSPESGIVEQRETTPTDEQERDFPGRPEGLQRKHWKYPPLIYGKTRPNLSRNNSQSSNCSTFIDELKRGSNASGDEDIPSVDTSVAGLKEMAKLEYDNQLHNQAQDSGKSKRNIKNVGLDPMPDSLEVPSDWPLEFGKLQKRIIELWQTCHISLIHRTYFFLLFKGDPLDSIYMEVEVRRLSFLKETFLKGNSAFQGGQTVGLASSLKALRRERATLSRLIYKRFPGDERNEIFHKWGIKLSSKRRRHQLIHRLWSDTDMNHVMESAAIVAKLIKFSEPALALKEMFGLSIIPPPCMLTMSLGWKNSMASLL